In Pochonia chlamydosporia 170 chromosome 3, whole genome shotgun sequence, the following are encoded in one genomic region:
- a CDS encoding extracellular salicylate hydroxylase/monooxygenase (similar to Aspergillus flavus NRRL3357 XP_002382417.1) codes for MKIIIVGAGISGCAIYLQLRKHLPKPPSGEDHEITIYEAYDTNINTTSEDRGDGPTHSSTLIIGGGLGVGANGLSVLKRLDEDMLRDIVRGGYSCATMNMKSKNGTVLAQMRPAGKPALDGKGQETMNTVACSRHALWREIRKRVPDPDIITKRVSEVVAKPDGLNIVSFMDGSPSVEADLVIGADGLKGLAKKAIFSAEKEDPYPPHYEGLCGIGGFIPYSQVKGHVETGSMNFVMGGNGFFGYFIAESAHDAPYRDSPYHVSPPGESVGWWSTYAVDECPDPKSVDKEDILKQLRQRHKDWKDPVIRKVLETSKVTNMYPTWIVPPLPTWERDGVVLVGDAAHALPPTSGQGCSQALEDVECFALFLSHHLGKAYDSKTGLVDYKDIVRAAAKQYMDLRQPRVKKILDHAQKWQDKKRDKTAVEEYIMYGFMWMIGWFPNVMTKPLKQLAEYNIAAEVKNVLNAAK; via the exons ATGAAGATCATtattgttggtgctggcatcTCAGGATGTGCCATTTATCTCCAACTTCGGAAACATCTTCCGAAACCTCCATCTGGGGAAGATCACGAAATCACAATCTACGAAGCATATGacacaaacatcaacaccacatctGAAGATCGTGGAGATGGTCCAACTCATTCGTCAACACTCATTATCGGGGGTGGTCTGGGAGTTGGCGCCAATGGCCTGAGTGTCCTCAAACGCTTAGACGAAGACATGTTACGTGATATTGTCCGTGGCGGATACAGCTGTGCGACAATGAACATGAAGAGCAAAAATGGCACTGTCTTGGCTCAGATGCGGCCGGCTGGGAAACCAGCTTTGGATGGGAAAGGACAGGAAACCATGAATACAGTTGCATGTAGTCGACATGCTTTGTGGAGAGAAATTCGTAAAAGAGTCCCTGACCCGGATATCATAACTAAGAGAGTATCTGAAGTGGTTGCGAAACCAGATGGTCTCAATATTGTGAGCTTCATGGATGGAAGTCCGTCTGTGGAAGCTGACCTGGTCATTGGGGCTGATGGACTTAAAGgcttggccaagaaggcaatTTTTTcagcagaaaaagaagacCCATATCCTCCTCACTACGA GGGACTCTGTGGAATTGGTGGCTTCATACCATACTCCCAAGTAAAAGGGCACGTTGAGACCGGATCCATGAATTTTGTCATGGGTGGCAACGGCTTCTTTGGGTACTTCATCGCAGAGAGTGCGCATGATGCTCCTTACCGTGATTCTCCGTACCATGTATCTCCACCAGGAGAAAGCGTCGGCTGGTGGTCGACATACGCTGTCGACGAGTGTCCCGACCCGAAATCAGTAGACAAGGAGGACATCCTCAAACAACTCCGTCAGCGACACAAAGATTGGAAAGATCCAGTTATACGGAAAGTGCTCGAGACTTCAAAAGTGACAAACATGTATCCTACGTGGATTGTTCCTCCACTGCCAACATGGGAACGGGACGGCGTGGTCTTGGTGGGCGATGCTGCTCATGCGCTTCCACCTACATCTGGCCAGGGTTGCTCTCAGGCATTAGAGGATGTTGAATGCTTTGCTCTGTTTCTCAGCCACCACCTGGGTAAGGCTTACGATAGTAagactggtctggtggattaCAAGGATATTGTCAGGGCGGCAGCGAAGCAATACATGGATCTCCGCCAACCGCGGGTGAAGAAGATTCTGGACCATGCTCAGAAGTGGCAGGACAAGAAGCGTGATAAGACGGCTGTTGAAGAGTACATAATGTATGGGTTTATGTGGATGATAG GGTGGTTCCCGAATGTTATGACAAAGCCGTTGAAGCAGCTTGCGGAGTATAATATAGCGGCAGAGGTGAAGAATGTTTTGAATGCAGCGAAATGA